A window from Hoeflea sp. IMCC20628 encodes these proteins:
- a CDS encoding sulfite exporter TauE/SafE family protein, which translates to MPPVEELIWIAAALAGAGCVAGVLAGLFGIGGGAILVPVFYQIFGLIHIDEAVRMHLAVGTSLAIIVPTSVRSFMAHKARGAIDLELLRSWILPIPFGVVAASLIVASVSSAGLRAIFAGIAIIVGLRMLFNRQSWRLGTDLPPNPVRASVGALIGLLSALMGIGGGVLNNTFMTLYGRPVHQAVATSSGVGVLISIPGLLGYIWAGWGAGGLPPFSTGYVNWVVVALIIPITLAVAPLGVRLAHALEKRQLEIGFGIFMLIVAARFFYSLS; encoded by the coding sequence ATGCCTCCTGTGGAAGAATTGATCTGGATTGCAGCGGCGCTGGCCGGTGCAGGCTGTGTCGCAGGCGTTCTTGCAGGCTTGTTCGGCATCGGTGGCGGGGCAATTCTGGTTCCGGTCTTCTATCAGATCTTCGGTCTCATTCACATCGATGAGGCCGTGCGCATGCATCTCGCGGTCGGAACATCGCTGGCCATAATCGTACCGACGTCGGTTCGCTCCTTCATGGCGCACAAGGCGCGTGGGGCCATCGATCTGGAACTGTTGCGCAGCTGGATCCTGCCAATACCGTTTGGTGTGGTGGCCGCGTCACTGATCGTCGCCTCGGTATCGAGTGCCGGGTTGCGCGCCATCTTTGCGGGCATCGCCATCATTGTCGGACTGAGGATGCTGTTTAACCGGCAGAGCTGGCGCCTTGGAACAGATCTGCCGCCAAATCCTGTCCGTGCCAGTGTCGGGGCGCTGATCGGGCTTTTGTCTGCGCTGATGGGTATTGGCGGCGGCGTACTCAACAACACGTTCATGACTTTGTATGGCCGCCCTGTGCACCAGGCCGTGGCCACATCATCAGGCGTCGGTGTGCTGATCTCGATTCCGGGCCTGCTCGGCTATATCTGGGCAGGCTGGGGAGCAGGGGGCCTGCCGCCGTTTTCAACCGGCTATGTCAACTGGGTGGTGGTTGCGCTGATTATTCCGATTACGCTTGCTGTCGCGCCACTTGGCGTGCGGCTTGCGCATGCGCTGGAGAAGCGGCAACTGGAAATCGGGTTTGGCATTTTCATGCTGATCGTCGCAGCCCGGTTTTTCTACAGCCTCAGCTGA
- the cobS gene encoding adenosylcobinamide-GDP ribazoletransferase: MQISDYLDDIARSTGFLSRLPVPAHYFNDHDGSLSRASGMFPAAGIVIALCPALVVLILSMLGANAAMASLLALMLLIGVTGALHEDGLADSADAFGARGGRAHMLEIMKDSRIGTYGVLALMVSFALRAIALTIILSVFGGWYTCLLLLAVAAISRASMVWHWNELPPARQDGVAASVGTPDDSAKTFALASGGILFLAIAGLAIGWIPAVLALAIMAVAVQQWTSIVRKRLGGHTGDTIGATQQITETAGLATLALLV; this comes from the coding sequence ATGCAGATCAGCGACTATCTCGATGACATCGCCCGCTCCACCGGCTTTTTGAGCCGCTTGCCGGTACCCGCACATTATTTTAACGATCATGACGGTTCGCTCTCGCGCGCGTCGGGCATGTTCCCCGCCGCTGGCATCGTCATCGCGCTTTGCCCGGCACTTGTTGTGCTGATCCTGTCCATGCTCGGCGCCAATGCAGCCATGGCCAGCCTCCTTGCACTCATGCTGCTGATCGGCGTCACCGGCGCATTGCACGAGGACGGGCTGGCCGATTCCGCCGATGCATTCGGGGCGCGCGGCGGCCGCGCTCATATGCTCGAGATCATGAAGGACAGCCGCATCGGGACCTATGGGGTTCTGGCTCTGATGGTCAGTTTTGCGCTTCGCGCCATCGCGCTCACCATCATCCTCTCCGTATTCGGTGGCTGGTACACCTGCCTGCTGCTGCTCGCCGTTGCGGCAATATCCCGTGCCAGCATGGTTTGGCATTGGAATGAACTGCCCCCTGCCCGCCAGGATGGCGTCGCGGCTTCGGTGGGAACACCCGACGACAGCGCCAAAACCTTCGCGCTCGCATCAGGCGGGATCCTGTTTCTCGCGATTGCCGGCCTTGCCATCGGGTGGATACCGGCTGTGCTTGCGCTGGCAATCATGGCAGTTGCCGTCCAGCAGTGGACATCCATCGTGCGCAAGCGGCTCGGCGGCCACACCGGCGACACCATCGGCGCGACCCAGCAGATCACCGAGACGGCCGGTCTGGCCACCCTTGCCCTTTTGGTTTGA
- a CDS encoding amino acid ABC transporter permease, with translation MQPLDLDYMLGLVPVLLGYVPLTLAMALASMALALVLASLLAVERILRIPVLDQAVMLFISFFRGTPLLVQLFLFYYGLPQLVSFLAQINGVTAAIMGLTLHFSAYMAESIRAAILGVDRSQWEASMAVGMTRGQMLRRIVLPQASRVAAPTLVNYFIDMIKSTSLAFTLGVTEMMGATQKEAAGSFLYFESFIVVAILYWGIVEVLSYGQRLLEGRMEQAYAR, from the coding sequence ATGCAACCGCTCGATCTCGATTATATGCTTGGCTTGGTCCCGGTGCTTCTGGGTTATGTGCCGCTGACGCTGGCCATGGCTCTGGCGTCGATGGCGCTGGCGCTGGTGCTGGCGTCGCTGCTGGCGGTAGAGCGGATCTTGCGAATTCCGGTGCTGGATCAGGCTGTGATGCTGTTCATCAGCTTTTTTCGCGGTACACCGTTGCTGGTCCAGCTTTTCCTGTTTTACTACGGGCTGCCACAACTGGTGTCATTCCTGGCCCAGATCAATGGCGTGACCGCGGCGATCATGGGGCTGACGCTGCATTTTTCGGCCTATATGGCCGAGAGCATCCGGGCTGCCATTCTCGGCGTCGACCGCAGCCAGTGGGAAGCGTCGATGGCCGTCGGCATGACCCGTGGCCAGATGTTGCGGCGCATCGTGCTACCGCAGGCCTCGCGGGTGGCAGCACCAACGCTGGTCAACTATTTCATCGACATGATCAAGAGCACATCGCTGGCCTTCACCCTTGGCGTTACCGAAATGATGGGCGCCACCCAGAAGGAAGCGGCCGGCAGTTTCCTCTATTTTGAAAGTTTCATTGTGGTCGCCATTCTCTACTGGGGTATCGTCGAGGTGCTGTCCTACGGCCAGCGCCTGCTGGAGGGCCGCATGGAACAGGCCTATGCCCGATGA
- a CDS encoding extensin family protein yields MPSCPTELLYSRPLLAGLALMGVLAVAGCSGDAGLAPPGDLLGMEQVRPVIRAEPKAPAMFAPSAAPMMTSSPVEQALFSDPGTSLLPNGPDAPMQNVLAYPVSAGVDMNQMTSALPEGNVDQPVVTGIGTDTLRLASPPQMEAAVPEQVPDTSMSKVEKKPSLLAGLLPRFTNPLAKPQWAGGMPAAEKACRTRLKRLGVTFRDVPAISSGAGCSIPYPVEVTKLSGGIEIKPAAKLNCQITDAFAQWVKNELGPAARVRYMSGVSSIRQLSSYSCRTMNSKAGAPMSEHAKGNAIDVGKITLDNGRTIDVKKPGFFAFREKSLLNNIRADSCKYFNTVLGPGSDVHHKDHFHFDLRKRKTSYRHCD; encoded by the coding sequence ATGCCGTCTTGCCCAACTGAACTGCTGTACTCCAGACCGCTCCTTGCGGGACTGGCGCTGATGGGTGTGCTTGCCGTCGCCGGATGTTCAGGCGATGCCGGGTTGGCCCCTCCAGGCGACCTGCTGGGCATGGAGCAGGTCCGGCCGGTTATTCGTGCCGAGCCGAAAGCTCCGGCGATGTTCGCTCCATCAGCCGCGCCAATGATGACCAGTTCGCCTGTGGAGCAGGCCTTGTTCAGTGACCCGGGTACTTCGCTGCTTCCAAACGGACCGGATGCGCCGATGCAAAATGTGCTGGCCTATCCGGTGTCGGCAGGCGTCGACATGAACCAGATGACCTCAGCATTGCCGGAAGGCAATGTGGATCAGCCGGTTGTCACGGGGATTGGCACAGACACGCTTCGTCTGGCCAGTCCGCCCCAAATGGAAGCCGCGGTTCCGGAACAGGTCCCCGACACAAGCATGTCCAAGGTTGAGAAAAAGCCGTCGCTGCTGGCCGGGCTGCTTCCCCGTTTCACCAATCCGCTCGCAAAGCCGCAATGGGCAGGCGGCATGCCGGCCGCCGAAAAAGCGTGCCGCACGCGGCTCAAGCGCCTTGGCGTGACATTCCGCGATGTCCCGGCAATCAGCAGCGGCGCGGGTTGTTCGATCCCGTACCCGGTGGAGGTCACCAAGCTTTCGGGCGGGATAGAGATCAAGCCGGCAGCAAAGCTTAACTGCCAGATCACCGACGCCTTTGCTCAGTGGGTCAAGAATGAGCTCGGGCCGGCTGCAAGGGTGCGCTATATGTCCGGCGTCAGTTCGATCCGGCAGCTTTCATCCTATTCCTGCCGCACCATGAATTCCAAGGCCGGTGCGCCGATGTCGGAACACGCCAAAGGCAACGCCATCGACGTCGGCAAGATCACCCTGGACAACGGTCGTACAATCGATGTGAAGAAGCCCGGTTTTTTCGCGTTTCGGGAAAAGAGCCTGCTTAACAATATCCGTGCCGACAGCTGCAAATATTTCAACACCGTTCTCGGGCCGGGCAGCGATGTGCATCACAAGGACCATTTCCATTTTGACCTGAGAAAGCGCAAGACTTCCTACAGGCACTGCGACTGA
- a CDS encoding amino acid ABC transporter substrate-binding protein yields the protein MLKALVIAAVTTASLVTMAQAQDTLRVGMSGGYFPFTFVKQDKLQGFEVDVMDAVGRETGLNVEYVTMSFSGLIGALSSGRIDTVANQITITPEREAAFAFTQPYVYDGAQVVVKKGNESEIKGPEDLKGRTVAVNLGSNFEQLLSDLPYAGEITIKTYESNIEQDTALGRVDAFVMDRVSSAQVIEKSPLPLALAGKPFAEIHNALPFRDDEASRALRDKVDAALTTLKSDGTLADISQTWFGSDITSTE from the coding sequence ATGTTGAAAGCACTCGTTATTGCTGCCGTCACGACGGCCAGCCTCGTCACCATGGCCCAGGCTCAGGATACGCTGAGGGTCGGCATGTCGGGCGGCTATTTCCCCTTCACTTTTGTGAAGCAGGACAAGCTGCAGGGCTTTGAGGTTGATGTGATGGACGCGGTGGGTCGGGAAACAGGCTTGAACGTCGAATATGTCACGATGTCGTTTTCCGGCCTGATCGGAGCGCTGAGTTCCGGCCGCATTGACACTGTCGCCAACCAGATTACCATTACGCCGGAGCGGGAAGCAGCCTTCGCCTTCACCCAGCCTTACGTCTATGACGGCGCACAGGTGGTGGTGAAGAAGGGCAATGAGAGCGAGATCAAGGGACCGGAAGACCTCAAGGGCCGTACGGTCGCGGTCAATCTGGGATCAAATTTCGAGCAATTGCTCAGTGACCTTCCCTATGCGGGCGAAATCACCATCAAGACCTACGAGTCCAATATCGAACAGGACACCGCACTTGGCCGGGTCGACGCTTTCGTGATGGACCGGGTGTCGTCGGCTCAAGTGATCGAAAAAAGCCCGCTGCCACTGGCGCTTGCCGGCAAGCCGTTCGCTGAAATTCACAATGCCTTGCCGTTCCGTGATGACGAGGCGAGCCGGGCGCTGCGCGACAAGGTCGATGCAGCCCTGACCACGTTGAAAAGTGACGGCACGCTTGCGGATATCTCGCAGACGTGGTTCGGATCGGACATAACCTCGACCGAATAA
- a CDS encoding acyl-CoA thioesterase has protein sequence MIKPTGELTLRTLAMPADANAAGDIFGGWVMAQMDLACGIRAAERAHGRVVTAAVNEMSFAMPVKIGDTLCIYTDIVKVGRTSMTLLVEAWAQRYLTPQMDKVTNALFVMVALDANNKPTPLPAE, from the coding sequence ATGATCAAGCCAACGGGTGAACTGACATTGCGGACGCTGGCGATGCCGGCTGACGCCAATGCTGCCGGCGACATTTTTGGGGGGTGGGTGATGGCTCAGATGGATCTGGCCTGCGGCATCCGCGCCGCCGAGCGTGCGCACGGGCGTGTGGTCACAGCGGCGGTCAATGAAATGTCCTTCGCCATGCCGGTCAAGATCGGCGATACGCTGTGCATCTACACTGACATCGTCAAGGTCGGCCGCACTTCTATGACTCTTCTGGTCGAAGCCTGGGCCCAGCGCTATCTGACCCCGCAAATGGACAAGGTGACCAATGCCTTGTTCGTCATGGTCGCACTCGACGCCAACAACAAGCCGACTCCGCTACCTGCAGAATGA
- a CDS encoding Rho termination factor N-terminal domain-containing protein produces MSGNDHGPSVKDSDTYEALRDDGASKQKAARIANAQANDSQHPSSKGGKASAYEDWTKDELYGRAQELGIQGRSAMTKGDLIQALRNN; encoded by the coding sequence ATGTCCGGCAACGACCATGGTCCATCCGTCAAAGACAGCGACACCTATGAGGCTTTGCGTGACGATGGAGCTTCCAAACAAAAAGCCGCCCGCATAGCCAACGCCCAGGCCAATGACAGCCAGCACCCCTCTTCCAAGGGCGGCAAGGCATCTGCGTATGAGGATTGGACCAAGGACGAGCTTTATGGACGGGCGCAAGAGCTCGGGATCCAAGGCCGGTCAGCGATGACCAAGGGCGATTTGATCCAGGCATTGCGCAACAACTGA
- the dusA gene encoding tRNA dihydrouridine(20/20a) synthase DusA — protein MYRDALKSKDKILSVAPMMDWTDRHCRFLHRQLSHQALLYTEMVVADAIIHGDRERLLGYDPAEHPVALQLGGSEPDKLAEAVRIAADFGYDEINLNVGCPSDRVQSGAFGACLMREPDLVAGCVAAMKAVSDLPVTVKCRIGVDEQDTEIALSAFAHAVLDAGTDALWVHARKAWLEGLSPKQNRDVPPLDYDRVYRLKQEFPNVFIGINGGVADLNQAVDHLNHVDGVMLGRAAYHNASLLGEVDRRIYGMDVPEIDWEAVCAAMMAHAEAHLASGGRLIHVTRHMVGLFLGVRGARRFRQILSNEAVRPGAGPEVMGAAFAAIDFADLTAAA, from the coding sequence ATGTATCGCGACGCATTGAAAAGCAAAGACAAGATCCTCTCGGTGGCACCGATGATGGACTGGACGGACCGGCATTGCCGGTTCCTGCACCGGCAATTGTCGCACCAGGCGCTGCTTTACACCGAGATGGTGGTGGCTGACGCGATCATCCATGGCGACCGGGAGCGGTTGCTGGGGTATGATCCTGCCGAGCATCCGGTGGCGCTGCAACTGGGTGGCTCCGAACCCGACAAGCTGGCCGAGGCGGTGCGGATTGCCGCCGACTTCGGCTATGACGAAATTAATCTCAATGTCGGCTGCCCCTCTGACCGGGTCCAGTCAGGTGCTTTCGGCGCCTGCCTGATGCGTGAACCGGACCTGGTGGCGGGCTGCGTGGCGGCGATGAAGGCGGTGTCGGATCTGCCGGTGACGGTCAAATGCCGCATCGGCGTCGATGAGCAGGACACAGAGATCGCCTTGTCTGCATTTGCGCATGCCGTCCTGGATGCCGGTACCGACGCGCTGTGGGTGCATGCCCGCAAGGCCTGGCTGGAAGGGCTTTCGCCGAAGCAGAACCGCGATGTCCCGCCGCTGGACTATGATCGGGTCTATCGGCTTAAACAGGAATTTCCGAACGTTTTCATTGGTATAAATGGTGGCGTTGCCGATCTGAATCAGGCTGTTGATCATTTGAATCATGTCGACGGGGTGATGCTCGGGCGGGCCGCGTATCACAATGCCTCGCTGCTCGGCGAGGTTGACCGGCGGATCTACGGCATGGACGTGCCTGAGATCGACTGGGAAGCGGTCTGCGCGGCGATGATGGCCCATGCCGAGGCGCATCTGGCTTCGGGCGGGCGCCTTATCCACGTCACCCGCCACATGGTCGGGCTGTTCCTGGGTGTCCGTGGCGCGCGCCGGTTCCGCCAGATCCTGTCAAATGAGGCAGTGCGTCCGGGTGCAGGGCCGGAGGTGATGGGCGCAGCTTTTGCCGCAATCGATTTTGCCGATCTGACGGCCGCCGCCTGA
- a CDS encoding TIGR02281 family clan AA aspartic protease, protein MIFILVAIGVTLAVLAFNHESGMSFGLPNDDLASLVYLGLIAAVIGAGVVGAHRNIGELIKNLLIWVVVSLGLITGWLYQDQARETVARIAGGLAPGRPVIISDGNGSAVSIRKSLNGHFEATGSVNGKTVNFLIDTGATSIALSHKDALSIGFSDEDLSYTLVINTANGKAKAAPVRLESVEVGSIARTGLRAMVSEPGRLDQSLLGMNFISSLTAFEMRQDEVILRD, encoded by the coding sequence ATGATCTTCATACTCGTCGCGATCGGTGTCACTTTGGCTGTGCTTGCTTTCAACCATGAATCAGGGATGAGCTTCGGACTGCCCAATGACGATCTTGCCAGCCTGGTCTATCTCGGCCTGATTGCCGCCGTCATTGGCGCGGGCGTTGTCGGCGCGCATCGCAATATCGGCGAATTGATCAAGAACCTGCTGATCTGGGTGGTTGTCAGTCTCGGACTGATTACCGGCTGGCTCTATCAGGATCAGGCCCGGGAAACGGTGGCGCGCATTGCCGGCGGCCTGGCTCCGGGACGCCCGGTCATCATCTCCGATGGTAACGGCAGCGCCGTCTCGATCCGCAAATCGCTGAACGGGCATTTCGAAGCCACAGGCTCGGTCAACGGCAAAACCGTGAACTTCCTCATTGATACTGGTGCAACCTCGATCGCGCTATCGCACAAGGATGCGCTGAGTATCGGTTTTTCGGACGAAGACCTGAGCTATACGCTGGTCATCAACACCGCCAACGGCAAGGCAAAAGCAGCACCTGTCCGGCTTGAAAGTGTCGAGGTCGGGTCCATTGCCCGGACCGGATTGCGCGCCATGGTTTCCGAACCCGGACGGCTCGATCAAAGCCTGCTGGGGATGAACTTCATCTCCTCGCTGACTGCTTTCGAGATGCGCCAGGACGAGGTCATCTTGCGGGACTGA
- a CDS encoding DUF1289 domain-containing protein, whose product MSIQSPCILVCSMDLTTGYCFGCGRTRDEIAGWINYTPEDRRQVMAELPERMETIERKPRRETRRQRMARERQDVIPE is encoded by the coding sequence ATGAGTATACAATCACCCTGCATTCTCGTCTGCTCGATGGACCTGACCACCGGATATTGTTTCGGGTGCGGGCGCACGCGCGACGAAATCGCAGGCTGGATCAATTACACGCCCGAAGACCGGCGCCAGGTCATGGCGGAACTGCCGGAGCGGATGGAAACCATCGAGCGCAAGCCGAGACGCGAAACCCGGCGGCAACGCATGGCGCGTGAGCGCCAGGACGTCATTCCGGAATGA
- a CDS encoding amino acid ABC transporter ATP-binding protein, with product MTGVRGLVKRFGANTVLDGIDLDIADGERVVIIGPSGTGKSTLLRAINFLDHPDSGIITVGDLSVDAARASRADILALRRRTAFVFQNYALFANKTARQNITEALITVQKQSPAEAEARADAVLRETGLSDKADAYPAALSGGQQQRVGIGRAMALGADLMLFDEPTSALDPEWVGEVLDLMRRVAEQRQTMLIVTHEMQFAREIADRIVFMEGGRIVEQGPPSQIFDAPQDPRTRDFLRRVT from the coding sequence ATGACCGGCGTTCGCGGACTGGTCAAGCGCTTTGGCGCCAATACCGTGCTCGACGGCATTGATCTGGATATTGCCGACGGTGAGCGGGTCGTTATCATCGGCCCGTCAGGCACCGGAAAATCAACGCTGCTGCGCGCCATCAACTTTCTCGATCACCCTGACTCAGGCATCATCACTGTGGGCGATTTGAGCGTCGATGCGGCTCGCGCCAGTCGCGCCGATATTCTGGCGCTGCGCCGCCGTACGGCCTTCGTGTTTCAGAATTATGCGCTGTTTGCCAACAAAACTGCACGGCAGAACATCACCGAAGCCTTGATTACCGTGCAGAAGCAATCGCCTGCCGAAGCCGAAGCCCGGGCAGACGCGGTGTTGCGCGAAACCGGGTTGAGCGACAAGGCCGATGCCTATCCGGCGGCGCTGTCGGGTGGCCAGCAGCAACGCGTCGGGATCGGCCGGGCGATGGCGCTGGGCGCGGATCTGATGCTGTTTGATGAGCCGACTTCGGCTCTCGATCCCGAATGGGTCGGCGAGGTGCTGGATCTAATGCGCCGCGTGGCAGAGCAGCGCCAGACCATGCTGATCGTCACCCACGAGATGCAGTTCGCCCGCGAGATCGCCGACCGAATCGTGTTCATGGAGGGAGGGCGGATCGTCGAACAGGGGCCGCCAAGCCAGATATTTGATGCGCCACAGGATCCCCGGACCCGCGACTTCCTGCGGCGGGTGACCTGA
- a CDS encoding DUF1217 domain-containing protein, with protein sequence MISSYQSYTFYTRDINETLRRAAADPIVTREAQYYRDTIGTITSIDEFLADDRVYAYAMKAYGLEEMAYAKAFIRKVMESDLTDSGSFANLLTDVKYKNLAAAYDFGSTVTSEIVQTTSQIDDLVGTYEQSIENNDAVLRQATNYFTAVSKTFTDVDDLFKNTSARDYVFTTFGIDPKTFDYDTIRSVLTSNIADPDSYVNSVLAPKVAEWNGLINDLTIDRADGTRTPAQITKIDYLIAQYTKSIETIGKYYELAASFNFNADGSLDAGVEPMNDAQLKLVTDRYVFSQPRLTATGALLNKQYYEETISGITSLDDLLSDSRLSTMVLTAYGVPLTTSRSDVQWALQQDTSDLNGEIYSKSDAIIALAKAFNFESDGSITPGKDIQDATQLYNTTAHYISAYDDLDEEKDAAAIAKYKLYIGLTSDLNDFLSKESAAVTIREFALKAFNISPDEVSTFKLKQIFTSDPYDPTSYVNKLKDERFVELAKAFNFTEDGSIGAPRYAQSENEITRITKAYYTAYTRLDSSDSGKAAAETEAAYYRTQLQTLESVDQLLADTRLTNVLLVAEGLKPKEVSSETLRAVLVSDLDDPDSFANQQTDIAFQKLAGSFNFDADGIIQSSATKSIQNDRGLVETQRLYLTQAVEEEAGEDSVGARLALYFERMAPTITSTYELLADEALAQFFRTTFSISDETAATDIDVQKAMFERYFEIDDLLDPEKIETMVQRFLALYDVDNGVQDPVLSIFNNDTSISFENVATLMQLRNY encoded by the coding sequence ATGATATCCAGTTATCAATCCTATACGTTTTACACCCGGGACATAAATGAGACGCTGCGCCGCGCTGCCGCGGATCCGATTGTCACCAGGGAGGCGCAGTATTACCGCGACACCATCGGTACGATCACCAGCATCGATGAGTTTCTGGCCGATGACCGTGTCTACGCCTATGCCATGAAGGCCTATGGCCTTGAGGAGATGGCCTACGCCAAGGCCTTCATCCGCAAGGTCATGGAAAGCGATCTGACGGACTCTGGCAGTTTTGCCAATCTGCTCACGGACGTGAAATACAAGAACCTTGCGGCGGCCTATGATTTCGGCAGCACGGTCACAAGCGAGATTGTCCAGACCACCAGCCAGATTGACGATCTGGTCGGAACCTATGAGCAAAGCATTGAAAACAACGACGCCGTATTGCGGCAGGCGACCAACTATTTCACTGCGGTGTCGAAAACCTTCACCGACGTTGATGACCTGTTCAAGAACACTTCCGCACGCGACTACGTCTTCACCACTTTCGGCATTGATCCCAAGACCTTTGATTATGACACGATCAGGAGCGTCCTCACCAGCAACATTGCCGATCCGGACAGCTATGTGAATTCGGTACTCGCGCCGAAGGTTGCCGAATGGAATGGCCTCATCAATGATCTGACGATAGATCGGGCAGACGGGACACGAACACCCGCACAAATCACCAAAATCGATTATCTGATTGCCCAGTACACCAAGTCCATTGAAACCATTGGCAAATACTACGAACTCGCCGCGTCGTTCAATTTCAATGCAGATGGCAGTCTGGATGCCGGTGTCGAACCAATGAATGATGCGCAGCTAAAACTGGTGACCGACCGGTATGTGTTTTCGCAACCGCGGCTAACCGCCACCGGCGCGCTGCTAAACAAGCAATATTATGAAGAGACAATTTCCGGCATCACCTCGCTGGACGATCTTCTCAGTGACAGCCGTCTCAGCACAATGGTGCTGACGGCCTATGGCGTTCCATTGACCACCAGTCGCAGCGATGTCCAATGGGCGTTGCAGCAGGACACGTCAGACCTCAATGGTGAGATCTATTCGAAAAGCGACGCCATCATCGCGCTGGCCAAAGCCTTCAATTTCGAGAGTGATGGCAGCATTACGCCAGGAAAAGACATCCAGGACGCAACGCAGCTGTACAATACGACAGCCCACTACATTTCTGCTTATGACGATCTGGATGAAGAAAAGGATGCGGCCGCAATTGCAAAATACAAGCTCTATATTGGGCTGACATCCGATCTGAATGACTTTTTGTCAAAGGAATCGGCTGCGGTGACGATCCGGGAATTTGCGCTGAAGGCCTTCAACATTTCGCCCGACGAGGTCTCCACTTTCAAACTGAAGCAGATCTTCACCAGCGATCCCTATGACCCTACCAGCTATGTGAACAAATTGAAGGATGAACGGTTCGTCGAACTGGCCAAGGCTTTCAACTTCACCGAGGATGGCAGCATCGGCGCGCCGCGTTATGCCCAGTCCGAAAACGAAATCACCCGGATCACCAAGGCCTACTACACGGCTTACACGCGGCTGGATTCCAGCGATTCGGGCAAGGCGGCTGCCGAGACCGAGGCCGCCTATTATCGTACCCAGTTGCAAACCCTGGAAAGCGTTGACCAACTGCTGGCCGATACCCGCCTGACAAATGTATTGCTGGTTGCCGAAGGCCTGAAGCCGAAAGAAGTCAGCTCGGAAACCTTGAGAGCGGTGTTGGTATCAGACCTGGATGATCCCGATAGTTTTGCCAATCAGCAAACCGATATCGCCTTCCAGAAGCTGGCCGGGTCCTTTAACTTTGATGCAGACGGAATCATTCAGAGCTCCGCGACCAAGAGCATCCAGAACGACAGGGGACTGGTCGAAACCCAGCGGCTTTATCTGACCCAAGCGGTTGAAGAGGAAGCCGGAGAAGACAGCGTCGGCGCTCGCCTAGCACTTTATTTCGAGCGGATGGCGCCGACAATCACGAGCACCTACGAACTTCTCGCCGATGAAGCCCTGGCGCAGTTTTTTCGCACCACATTCTCAATATCGGATGAAACGGCTGCCACCGATATTGATGTGCAGAAAGCCATGTTTGAACGGTATTTTGAAATCGACGACCTGCTGGATCCGGAAAAGATCGAAACCATGGTTCAGCGGTTTTTGGCGCTGTATGATGTCGACAACGGAGTTCAGGACCCTGTGCTCTCGATTTTCAACAACGACACTTCCATCAGCTTTGAAAACGTGGCGACGTTGATGCAATTGCGCAACTATTGA
- a CDS encoding type 1 glutamine amidotransferase domain-containing protein, which produces MPNMENAKILIMSTNGFEQSELEYPLEHLTKAGATVHVATPDGKPIKGWDKDDWGHTVDADLKISDVKVDDYIALVLPGGQINPDVLRVNKEAVQLVRDFVTGDKIVAAICHAPWLLIEAGVIKGREATSYHSIRTDMENAGAMWKDSEIAIDNGIITSRSPEDLEAFVSKIIEEVREGEHHRDSANAA; this is translated from the coding sequence ATGCCGAATATGGAAAACGCAAAAATCCTTATCATGTCGACCAACGGTTTTGAGCAGTCCGAGCTCGAATACCCGCTTGAGCACCTCACCAAGGCAGGCGCAACCGTTCATGTCGCCACCCCCGATGGCAAGCCGATAAAGGGCTGGGACAAGGATGATTGGGGTCACACGGTCGATGCAGATCTGAAAATTTCCGATGTCAAAGTCGATGACTATATCGCTCTGGTGCTGCCCGGCGGCCAGATCAATCCGGACGTTCTGCGGGTCAACAAGGAAGCTGTTCAGCTGGTCCGTGATTTCGTCACCGGCGACAAGATCGTAGCCGCCATCTGCCACGCCCCTTGGCTGCTGATTGAAGCCGGCGTCATCAAGGGTCGCGAGGCAACCTCCTACCACTCGATCCGCACCGACATGGAAAATGCCGGCGCCATGTGGAAAGACAGCGAGATCGCCATCGACAACGGCATCATCACCAGCCGTTCACCCGAGGATCTGGAAGCCTTCGTGTCCAAGATTATCGAAGAAGTCCGCGAAGGCGAGCATCATCGCGACTCTGCCAACGCTGCCTGA